A segment of the Chromatiales bacterium 21-64-14 genome:
GTTGGGCTTTAAATGTCCGGCCGAGTTGTTCACTCCGGATGATTTCGACTTCAGGCAGCATCATGCCGCACTTTTTGCACTTGGTCATTGAAACCGCCTACGAATATACTTGCTATACTCTTCGTTAATTACGAAGTAATGGTATCCCTATGATTAACTATAAGCATTTACATTACTTCTGGGCTGTCGCCCGGGAGGGAGGTGTCGCCAGGGCCAGCGAACGGCTGCACCTGACGCCACAGACCATCAGCGGACAATTGAGCCTGCTGGAAGACTATTTTGGCGTACCGCTGTTCGCGCGGGCCGGACGCAATCTGGAGCTGACCGAGACCGGTCGGCTGGTGTTGAGCTATGCCGACGAGATCTTTTCGCTCGGCGATGAGCTACAGGAAGTGATGCACCAATTGCCGGATGGACGCCCCCAGCTGTTCAAGGTTGGCGTGGTCGATGTGGTGTCCAAGTCCATCGCGCATCGAATTCTTCAGCCGGCGTTGCAGATACCCGTGCGGATGATCTGCCGCGAGGCTAGCTTCGATACGCTGCTGGCAGATCTGGCCGTGCACCGTCTTGATTTGGTGCTGGCCGATCGTCCCATCCCGCCCTTGGTCAGCACGCGGTGTTTCAGTCACAAGCTCGGCGAATGCGGTATATCTTTTTTTGCCACTAAAAAAGTCAAGAAAATGCTCAAGGGTGAATTCCCACGCTGTCTGGACGGAGCGCCATTGCTCCTGCCAACCATCGGTAATCAGTTACGTTCCCGCATTGACCAGTGGCTGGATAAAAATCGCCTGCATCCGCGCATGATTGCCGAATTTGATGACAGCGCACTGATGAAGGCCTTCGGCCAACAAGGGGCGGGGATCTTTATCGCGCCGGCTGCAATCGAGGCAGAGGTCGAATTGCAGTATCAAGCAATGGCGATTGGTCGGGTTGAAGAGGTGAAAGAATATTTCTATGCCTTATCGGTCGAGCGTCGGATCTTGCACCCTGTCGTCACTGTCGTGCTGAAGGCCGCACGCGAGTCGCTGTTTACTGATGATGAGGCATAAGCCGATTCCAATGAATGAAGATCTGAATCCTATCCCCACGGTGAAAACCGGCGTCTATAACGCCCCCTGGAAAAAAGAGCTTCGACAAGGTACTCACGCCGTTCGAAGAGTTTATTCACCGGGAAACCACCAGTGGTTTGTTGCTGATAGGTACGGCGATCCTGGCATTAGTGCTGGATAACGGGCCGTTGGCGTCCGCCTATCAACATGCAGTACACACACCTATCGGCTTCACTATCGGTAGTTGGTCGCTGGAAATGAGTCTGCATCATTGGATCAATGACGGACTCATGGCACTGTTCTCTTTTGTCGTCGGTCTGGAGTTGAAACGCGAAATACTCGTAGGTGAACTGGCAGAGTTGCGCAATGCCGCACTGCCGATAGGGGCGGCAATCGGCGGCATGGTGGTGCCGGCATTAATCTATTTCGCTATCAATCCGGAAGGCGATGCCGCACGCGGTTGGGGTATCCCCATGGCTACGGATATCGCCTTTGCCATCGGCGCGTTGGCCTTACTGGCGAGCCGTGTACCCAAGGCCTTGATCACTTTTTTTTGTAGCGCTGGCGATTGTCGATGTTTCAGCAGGGACTCACCACGCATGACTCGCGCTATGCGCTGACGCTGGCATTCACCACCTTCGTGCTGTTCCAGATTTTAAACGCCTTCAACGCCCGCGCGGAACACGGCACGTCCTTCAACGCGAGCTTCTTCCGCAATGGCAAACTCTGGCTGGCACTGGCGGCGGTGCTGGTGCTGCAAGCCGTGGTGG
Coding sequences within it:
- a CDS encoding transcriptional activator NhaR; protein product: MINYKHLHYFWAVAREGGVARASERLHLTPQTISGQLSLLEDYFGVPLFARAGRNLELTETGRLVLSYADEIFSLGDELQEVMHQLPDGRPQLFKVGVVDVVSKSIAHRILQPALQIPVRMICREASFDTLLADLAVHRLDLVLADRPIPPLVSTRCFSHKLGECGISFFATKKVKKMLKGEFPRCLDGAPLLLPTIGNQLRSRIDQWLDKNRLHPRMIAEFDDSALMKAFGQQGAGIFIAPAAIEAEVELQYQAMAIGRVEEVKEYFYALSVERRILHPVVTVVLKAARESLFTDDEA